TCCTCACCCCCATTACAgccctcccaccacacaccgCCTTCACAGACCTCCCACCCCACACCACACTACTCACAgccctcccaccacacacccccCTCACaaccctcccaccacacaccacctTCACAGCCTTCCCACCCCACATCACACTACTTACAgccctcccaccacacacagccCTCCCATCCCACACCACAGTACTCACAGCCCTCCCAGGAGAATGCCCATCGACGCAGTGTGTATATTCGTGAGGAAGAGGTACTGTTTCCGCCCACTCCACTCAACACCCGCTCCACAGTCAAAGTTCAAGTCTGCAACAGAGATCTTCCGCTGGCTGTGTTCACTGTACTGAAACCAGCACTACCTTTCACTGTCGACCATCGCTCCTTTAAACTAGGGTATGTCACGTGCTTAATCATGTGATGTCATGTTATCTATACCTTCACCCTAGGTCTCGACAGTGTGCTCGACTGCCCATCCACTTTACTCCCGCTATGCCCGGCAAGTACAGTGGCATTGTGGCTCTGAGAACTGACTCTAAACACCAAATGTTTGTGGTTGTTAGAGGGGAATCCCACAAACCTTAGTCTCGCATTTTGTTGTGATCTCAGTTTTATCCCATTACAcatgctgcataattattgttcaacaTGTACTGAACACATCTGTTTCAAATGTAATGACAACATATTCAACTGCATGATAGATCAACCACAAAATGACATAAACGCTTGACAGCATTAACAATTATACAGATCATGAATAACTACTAGAGCATGGTTTGTTATACTGATTCTTGTTGTTATACTGATTCTTCGAGAAATTTCTTGTATTCTTTATTGTCAATCAACTCGTGAAATTCCTCCTCTCCTGATACTTTCAACTTGAGTAGCCAACCTTTAAGCAATGATGTcatcacacatacacactcttAGTATAGCAGCAGCCACCTTTGTTGTAGGGGTCCTCGTTAATTAGCTCAGGGGCATCCTCCAGTTCTGAGTTGATCTCAACCACGGTGCCCGACAGAGGGGAATGGATATCAGCAGCAGCCTTAACGCTCTCCAATACACCCATCGTCTCTGGGAGGGGGGAGAGCAATGGTTGAACATGGTCACCTTAGAATCATAGTAGCTACCGTTTCTTTCCAATTGTTGTCCTAGATCAGGTAGCTCAGCAAACACGACATCACCAAGTTTCTCCTGTGGAGAGGAGAGCAGTATTGGTAAATTTGGTATCGTAATACAGAAGGGATATCAACACACCTGTGCATAGATTGATATCCCTACGGTTGCAG
This region of Halichondria panicea chromosome 12, odHalPani1.1, whole genome shotgun sequence genomic DNA includes:
- the LOC135345169 gene encoding glycine cleavage system H protein-like, with protein sequence MAAAVVGRWLSKGLPRVSLLRPSASAQVCLAGRWYSDELEFREPDSGQYRYTTTHEWASLKGNTATVGISIYAQEKLGDVVFAELPDLGQQLERNETMGVLESVKAAADIHSPLSGTVVEINSELEDAPELINEDPYNKGWLLKLKVSGEEEFHELIDNKEYKKFLEESV